Part of the Janibacter alkaliphilus genome is shown below.
CACGACGACCGCCACCGGCACCTCGCCCCAGCGCTCGTCGGCGCGCCCGACGACGGCGACCTGAGCCACCTTCGGGTGGTCCGCGACGACGTTCTCCAGCTCGGCGCAGTAGATGTTCTCACCGCCGGAGATGATCATGTCCTTGAGCCGGTCGACGACGTAGAGGAAGCCCTCCTCGTCCTGGCGCACCAGGTCCCCGGAGTGGAACCAGCCGCCCCGGAACGCCTCCGCGGTGGCCGCCTCGTTGCGCCAGAAGCGGGACATCACCCGCCTCCGGTCCGTCCTGCACCGCGACGGCGTCGCCGTAGGCGGCGGCCATGCCCTCGGCGAGGTCGGCGACGGTGGCCTGCGGGTAGTCGAGGCGGTGGGGCACGCCCTCGGGCCAGTAGCCGGTCATCGGGTCTCTCCTGTCATGCGTTCCCCCGGCGGTTCATGCGATCACCCCGGCCGCCCGCACCGCGGCGCGCTCGTCCTCCGAGACGCCGTGGGCGGCGAGCACCTCGTCGGTGTCCCGACCGACCGCGGGCGCGGGTGCCGGAGCGACCGTCGGGGTGCTCGAGAAGCGGGGCACCGGCGCCGGCTGGGTCACCTGGGCGACGTCGACGAAGGCCCCCCGGGCCTGGTTGTGCGGGTGCTGCGGCGCCTCGACGAGGTCGAGCACCGGGCTGACGCAGGCGTCGGTGCCGGCGAAGACCGCCTCCCAGTGGTCCCGGGGACGGGCGGCGAGGGCGGCGCCGATGAGCTCGCGCTGGGCGGGCCAGGTCTGCGGGTCGCGCTGCCGGGCGGCGTCGATCTGCCCGGTGAGGCCGAGCCCGTCGAGGAGCTGGGCGAAGAACTGCGGCTCGATCGCGCCGACCGCGACGTAGCGCCCGTCGGCGCAGCGGTAGGTGTCGTAGAAGGGGGCGCCGGTGTCCAGCAGGTTGGTGCCCCGCTCCAGGCTCCAGGCACCCTGGGCGTGGAAGCCGTAGATCATCGCCATGAGCGCGGCCGAGCCCTCGACCATCGCGGTGTCGACGACCTGGCCGCGGCCGGTGCTGCGGGCGCTGAGCACCGCCGAGACGACCCCGAGGGCGAGCAGCATCCCGCCACCGCCGAAGTCCCCGACGAGGTTGATCGGCGGGGT
Proteins encoded:
- a CDS encoding AMP-binding enzyme, which encodes MSRFWRNEAATAEAFRGGWFHSGDLVRQDEEGFLYVVDRLKDMIISGGENIYCAELENVVADHPKVAQVAVVGRADERWGEVPVAVVVPVDPADPPTLAEVRDFCDGRLARYKLPKDLVVREDYPRSGTGKILKTVLRDQL
- a CDS encoding CaiB/BaiF CoA transferase family protein, producing MSTGERADGAGAPEGETQAASQGTASGPLAGVRVLELSSIGPGPFAAMLLADLGADVVRVHRVGESAPPNPVLDRGRRSVAVDLKDPRGIDLVHRLLEGTDVLLEGYRPGVLERLGLDPDELLANHPALVVGRMTGYGQDGPLADRAGHDINYIALSGALGASGRQGQPPTPPINLVGDFGGGGMLLALGVVSAVLSARSTGRGQVVDTAMVEGSAALMAMIYGFHAQGAWSLERGTNLLDTGAPFYDTYRCADGRYVAVGAIEPQFFAQLLDGLGLTGQIDAARQRDPQTWPAQRELIGAALAARPRDHWEAVFAGTDACVSPVLDLVEAPQHPHNQARGAFVDVAQVTQPAPVPRFSSTPTVAPAPAPAVGRDTDEVLAAHGVSEDERAAVRAAGVIA